Proteins from one Niallia circulans genomic window:
- a CDS encoding flagellar brake protein, whose product MINIGDTLILEPAHSETPEQYKCRLVERNDNEIFIDYPIHSKTKKAVFLLNGTQLKVSFVTSHGTVYMFYSEIIGREKQGNIPMLLLHYPPSDQLVKIQRREYVRVETNVDVAITSSDKELTPFATITTDISAGGAAILVPKNSNMKAETMVEPYFVLPMQNGEYYYPKVQAQVKSIFKHNETHNKAPLEFLDVSPADRQLFLRFCFDRQLSFRKKGLEF is encoded by the coding sequence GTGATAAATATAGGAGATACTTTAATTTTAGAACCGGCTCATAGTGAGACTCCAGAACAATATAAATGCCGTTTAGTCGAAAGAAATGACAACGAAATTTTTATAGATTATCCTATTCATTCCAAAACAAAAAAAGCCGTATTCCTGCTTAATGGCACACAGCTGAAGGTTAGCTTTGTAACTAGCCATGGAACAGTTTATATGTTTTATTCAGAAATCATCGGCAGAGAAAAGCAAGGGAATATTCCGATGTTGCTTTTGCATTATCCTCCAAGTGACCAATTGGTTAAAATCCAAAGGAGGGAGTATGTAAGGGTAGAAACGAATGTGGATGTTGCGATTACTTCCAGTGATAAGGAACTAACACCGTTTGCTACCATAACAACAGACATTAGTGCAGGTGGTGCAGCAATCCTCGTACCAAAGAATTCTAATATGAAAGCAGAAACAATGGTTGAGCCATACTTTGTTTTACCGATGCAAAATGGCGAATATTACTATCCAAAAGTACAAGCACAAGTCAAAAGTATTTTCAAACATAATGAAACACATAATAAGGCACCGCTTGAGTTTCTTGACGTAAGTCCTGCTGATAGACAACTGTTTTTGCGCTTTTGTTTTGATCGTCAACTGTCATTCCGTAAGAAAGGCCTGGAATTCTGA
- a CDS encoding YpbF family protein, which produces MEISILKLDSNTDETTREMLQKLVEKKKKFDMIKARHLVVMWLTIIVGFFYAYWLYKHIAVPFSHSFAIMFSIFIAKTFNLYALCLIVGSFGFMNVLKQKKDKAEKEYHELRCEIIDKAKDLWKKEEEWKSRHHVFYMMKKEYDINLFHETK; this is translated from the coding sequence ATGGAAATATCTATATTGAAGCTCGACAGCAATACGGATGAAACAACTAGAGAAATGTTGCAAAAGCTTGTGGAGAAAAAAAAGAAATTTGATATGATCAAAGCAAGACATTTGGTTGTTATGTGGCTGACAATAATAGTTGGATTTTTTTATGCATACTGGCTTTATAAGCATATTGCCGTCCCGTTTTCCCATTCCTTTGCGATCATGTTTTCGATATTTATTGCGAAAACATTCAATTTATATGCGCTTTGTCTAATTGTTGGATCCTTTGGCTTTATGAATGTACTTAAACAAAAAAAGGACAAGGCCGAGAAGGAATATCATGAATTGCGCTGTGAAATCATTGATAAAGCAAAAGACCTGTGGAAGAAGGAAGAGGAATGGAAAAGTCGCCATCATGTTTTTTATATGATGAAAAAAGAGTATGATATAAATCTTTTTCATGAAACGAAATAA
- a CDS encoding metallophosphoesterase: MLATINVIVAVILIILAGIALVIKMHKNALEDHIKYEMFYFPNFPRSFKEISLFFISDIHKREVSSSIVEEAKGIAKFVIIGGDLLEKGVSFDAIRKNLRKLKEIGPLYFVWGNNDYEANVDELKELFRSEDVTVLDNRSVSFTSNKGEKWHLAGTEDRSLELDDLDSALQDIKKSEFKILISHNPKVMEDLTDDHKVTLVLSGHTHGGQIRIFGFGPYEIGATKVIGNTTILVSNGYGTSSIPLRLGAKPETHIIKIQHTKDKRI; encoded by the coding sequence ATGCTGGCAACTATTAATGTTATCGTGGCAGTCATCCTGATAATCCTTGCAGGGATTGCATTAGTAATTAAGATGCATAAGAATGCATTGGAGGATCACATTAAATACGAAATGTTTTACTTTCCTAATTTTCCAAGGTCTTTCAAGGAAATTTCGTTATTTTTTATTTCAGATATACATAAAAGAGAAGTTTCTTCGTCCATTGTAGAAGAAGCGAAGGGGATTGCAAAGTTTGTTATTATTGGCGGAGATTTGCTTGAAAAAGGAGTAAGCTTCGATGCTATCCGCAAAAATCTTCGTAAGCTGAAGGAAATAGGTCCCCTTTATTTTGTGTGGGGTAATAATGATTACGAAGCAAATGTTGACGAATTAAAGGAGCTTTTTAGAAGTGAGGATGTAACAGTCCTTGATAATAGATCTGTTTCTTTCACCTCCAATAAAGGAGAAAAATGGCATTTAGCAGGGACTGAGGATCGTTCTTTAGAATTAGATGACCTTGACTCGGCACTTCAAGATATAAAAAAATCAGAATTTAAAATTTTGATTAGCCATAATCCGAAAGTGATGGAAGATCTTACTGATGATCATAAAGTAACTTTGGTGCTTAGCGGTCATACTCATGGGGGGCAAATACGAATTTTTGGCTTTGGACCATATGAAATTGGGGCTACTAAAGTAATTGGAAATACAACTATTCTTGTCAGTAATGGGTATGGAACGAGCTCGATACCATTAAGACTTGGTGCAAAGCCAGAAACCCACATCATTAAAATTCAGCATACAAAAGATAAACGAATCTAA
- a CDS encoding YpdA family putative bacillithiol disulfide reductase — protein sequence MKEEQAIIIGAGPCGLAAAIALEQVNIKPLIIEKGNVVNAIHGYPTHQTFFSTSEKLEIGGIAFLTEQYKPNRNQALVYYREVAKRKDLRINAYEEVINVKKEADYFTIRTSKDEYRANYVIVATGYYDHPNYMNVPGEDLPKVSHYFKEAHPYFNHDVTVIGGKNSSVDAAIELVKAGARVTVLYRGTEYSTSIKPWILPEFEALVRNDVIKMEFAAEVVEIKEKTLIYTKHGETVEIANDFVFAMTGYHPDHQFIKLMGVEMEAETGRPVFNPETMETNVQGIFIAGVIAAGNNANEIFIENGKFHGDQIAGAIAKRA from the coding sequence ATGAAAGAGGAACAAGCGATTATTATCGGTGCAGGACCTTGTGGATTAGCTGCTGCAATCGCTTTAGAACAAGTAAACATCAAACCCCTTATTATCGAGAAGGGGAATGTAGTGAATGCAATCCATGGGTATCCAACACACCAGACTTTTTTCAGCACTAGTGAGAAGCTTGAAATTGGCGGAATTGCTTTTCTGACAGAACAGTATAAACCAAATCGTAACCAAGCGCTTGTTTACTATAGGGAAGTGGCGAAACGAAAAGATTTAAGAATAAATGCCTATGAAGAAGTAATCAATGTAAAGAAGGAAGCCGATTACTTTACAATAAGAACTTCAAAGGATGAATATCGTGCAAACTATGTAATCGTTGCTACAGGTTATTATGATCATCCTAATTATATGAATGTACCAGGTGAAGATTTGCCGAAGGTTAGCCATTACTTTAAGGAAGCACATCCATATTTTAATCATGATGTTACTGTTATCGGTGGCAAAAACTCAAGTGTTGATGCTGCGATTGAATTAGTGAAGGCAGGAGCGAGGGTAACGGTTTTGTATCGCGGCACAGAATACTCAACCAGCATTAAGCCATGGATTCTTCCTGAGTTTGAAGCACTTGTAAGAAATGATGTTATTAAAATGGAGTTTGCTGCAGAGGTCGTTGAAATTAAAGAAAAAACGTTAATATATACGAAGCATGGTGAAACAGTAGAAATTGCCAATGATTTTGTTTTTGCCATGACTGGGTATCACCCGGATCATCAATTTATTAAGCTGATGGGTGTTGAAATGGAGGCAGAAACGGGCAGACCAGTATTTAATCCAGAAACAATGGAAACGAATGTTCAAGGGATTTTTATTGCTGGAGTTATTGCAGCAGGCAATAATGCAAATGAAATATTCATCGAAAACGGCAAGTTCCACGGAGATCAAATAGCGGGAGCGATAGCGAAGAGAGCGTAA
- the ypeB gene encoding germination protein YpeB, translating into MLRGIMIGVLTIGVAGAAYWGYQEHKEKNAVLMNAENSYQRAFHDLSYQIDLLHDQIGTTLAMNSQESLSPALAEVWRITSNAHSDVGQLPLTLLPFNKTEEFLANIGDFSYRTAVRNLDDDPLTDKEYKSLKKLYGDAKDIQDELRNVQHLVLENNLRWMDVEMALATNKQGDNTIIDGLKTVEEKVDGYQETSFGVTNVNMEKRDENFSNLEGKTITKKEAQKIAENYADFKGDLDVNITENGEGAGYGFYSVALKENDSGVEANMDITKKGGFPIWSIVSREVNKQKISLNDASNKAVDFLKKHDFKDLALFESMQYDNIGVFTFVTEENGVKIYPDSIKIKVALDNGNIVGFAAEDYLKQHKKRDIPDPVISKAEAQDKISKNVKIMQDGLAVILNDLNQEVLCYEFIGTLDDDTYRIYINAETGTEEKVEKLKNAEPLYDEVV; encoded by the coding sequence ATGCTTAGAGGGATTATGATAGGCGTATTGACAATTGGGGTTGCAGGTGCAGCTTATTGGGGCTATCAAGAGCATAAAGAGAAAAACGCAGTGTTAATGAATGCGGAAAACAGTTATCAACGAGCTTTTCATGATTTATCGTATCAAATAGACCTTTTGCATGACCAAATTGGCACAACACTTGCCATGAATTCACAGGAATCACTTTCACCGGCATTAGCAGAAGTGTGGAGAATTACGTCAAACGCTCATAGTGATGTTGGCCAGCTTCCGCTTACATTATTGCCATTTAACAAAACAGAGGAGTTTTTGGCGAATATCGGAGACTTCAGCTACCGTACTGCGGTTAGAAATCTTGATGACGATCCACTGACAGATAAGGAATACAAATCACTGAAAAAGCTATACGGAGATGCAAAGGATATTCAAGATGAACTGCGCAACGTGCAGCATTTAGTCCTTGAGAACAATCTGCGCTGGATGGATGTAGAAATGGCATTGGCGACAAATAAGCAAGGTGATAATACTATTATCGATGGGTTAAAAACAGTGGAAGAAAAAGTCGATGGTTATCAGGAAACCAGCTTTGGTGTTACTAATGTTAATATGGAGAAAAGGGACGAAAATTTCAGCAATTTGGAAGGTAAGACAATAACAAAAAAGGAAGCACAGAAAATTGCTGAGAATTATGCGGACTTTAAAGGTGACTTGGATGTGAACATCACTGAAAATGGAGAAGGTGCAGGATACGGCTTCTACAGTGTTGCACTTAAAGAAAATGACTCCGGGGTAGAAGCAAATATGGATATAACAAAAAAGGGCGGTTTCCCTATTTGGTCCATTGTTTCTCGAGAAGTGAATAAACAAAAAATCAGCTTAAATGATGCAAGCAATAAAGCAGTCGATTTTTTGAAAAAGCATGATTTTAAAGATTTGGCATTGTTTGAAAGTATGCAATATGATAATATCGGTGTCTTTACCTTTGTAACAGAGGAAAATGGGGTGAAAATTTACCCTGATAGCATTAAGATAAAGGTTGCGCTCGATAACGGTAATATTGTAGGCTTTGCTGCAGAAGATTATTTAAAACAGCATAAGAAACGAGATATTCCAGATCCTGTTATTTCAAAGGCAGAGGCACAAGATAAAATCAGCAAAAACGTGAAAATAATGCAGGATGGATTAGCGGTCATACTTAATGATTTGAATCAAGAAGTGCTTTGTTATGAATTTATCGGGACATTGGATGATGATACGTACCGAATTTACATTAATGCAGAAACAGGCACAGAGGAAAAAGTAGAAAAGCTTAAAAACGCTGAACCACTGTACGATGAAGTAGTTTAA
- a CDS encoding spore coat protein CotJB — protein MKQLPKEYYQLLEQLQAVDFVLVELTLYLDTHPNDQDAINQFNHYAKERQKFKNLYESNYGPLLQFGNSFSNTPWDWDEGPWPWQV, from the coding sequence ATGAAACAGCTGCCTAAAGAATATTACCAGCTGCTCGAACAGCTTCAAGCTGTCGATTTTGTATTGGTAGAATTAACACTTTACCTAGACACACATCCTAACGATCAAGATGCCATTAATCAGTTCAACCACTATGCGAAAGAAAGACAAAAATTTAAAAACTTGTATGAAAGCAATTATGGGCCACTGCTTCAGTTTGGAAACAGCTTTTCAAATACCCCATGGGATTGGGACGAGGGACCGTGGCCTTGGCAAGTATAA
- a CDS encoding spore coat associated protein CotJA, protein MSQFYKQYHPFISPNDPCPPIKTKEYSTPPNLYMGFQPPHLPQFSPMEALRAGTLWKAFYDPYYGPHEKKEGDT, encoded by the coding sequence ATGAGTCAATTTTACAAACAATACCACCCCTTTATAAGCCCAAATGATCCTTGCCCGCCAATAAAAACAAAAGAATATTCCACACCGCCCAATTTATATATGGGCTTTCAACCACCACATCTACCACAATTTTCACCGATGGAAGCATTACGAGCAGGAACATTATGGAAGGCTTTTTATGATCCTTATTACGGTCCACATGAAAAAAAAGAAGGTGACACTTAA
- a CDS encoding Glu/Leu/Phe/Val family dehydrogenase, with protein sequence MVAKKSNEKKIVEEQHDVLKSTQTIIHKALNKLGYSDEVYELLKEPIRMMTVKIPVRMDDGSVKIFTGYRAQHNDAVGPTKGGIRFHPQVTETEVKALSIWMSLKCGIVDLPYGGGKGGIVCDPRDMSFRELERLSRGYVRAISQIVGPTKDIPAPDVFTNSQIMAWMMDEYSRIDEFNSPGFITGKPLVLGGSHGRETATAKGVTICIREAAKRKGIDIVGARVVVQGFGNAGSFLAKFMHDAGAKVIGISDAYGALHDPNGLDIDYLLDRRDSFGTVTNLFNNTITNQELLELDCDILVPAAIENQITEKNAHNIKASIVVEAANGPTTLEATTILTDKGILLVPDVLASAGGVTVSYFEWVQNNQGFYWTEEEVEEKLEKVMSKSFENIYDTAQIRRVDMRLAAYMVGVRKMAEASRFRGWI encoded by the coding sequence ATGGTAGCCAAAAAGTCTAATGAAAAGAAGATTGTTGAGGAGCAACACGATGTTTTAAAATCAACACAAACGATCATTCATAAGGCATTGAATAAGCTAGGTTATTCTGATGAGGTGTATGAACTACTGAAGGAACCGATTCGCATGATGACAGTGAAGATACCTGTAAGGATGGACGATGGCAGTGTTAAGATATTCACTGGCTACCGGGCACAGCATAATGATGCAGTTGGTCCAACAAAGGGAGGAATTAGATTTCACCCGCAAGTAACAGAAACTGAGGTGAAAGCCCTTTCTATCTGGATGAGTTTAAAATGTGGTATTGTTGACCTTCCATATGGTGGCGGTAAAGGCGGGATTGTCTGTGATCCACGAGACATGTCCTTCCGTGAGCTAGAAAGACTTAGCAGAGGTTATGTAAGAGCAATCAGTCAAATAGTTGGCCCAACAAAAGATATTCCAGCGCCTGATGTTTTTACAAATTCGCAAATAATGGCATGGATGATGGACGAGTATAGCAGGATTGATGAATTTAACTCGCCTGGCTTTATTACAGGAAAACCACTCGTTTTAGGCGGTTCACACGGAAGAGAAACGGCAACAGCAAAAGGGGTTACCATCTGTATACGTGAAGCTGCTAAGAGAAAGGGCATTGATATTGTTGGTGCAAGAGTTGTTGTCCAGGGCTTTGGAAATGCAGGTAGCTTCTTGGCGAAATTCATGCATGATGCTGGGGCAAAAGTAATTGGTATTTCGGATGCATATGGTGCATTGCATGATCCGAATGGATTAGATATTGATTATCTTCTTGACAGAAGAGACAGTTTTGGAACAGTAACTAATTTATTTAATAATACTATTACAAACCAAGAGTTGTTGGAATTGGATTGTGATATTTTAGTTCCTGCTGCAATCGAAAATCAAATTACTGAAAAAAATGCTCATAATATAAAAGCAAGTATTGTTGTAGAGGCAGCAAATGGCCCAACAACATTAGAAGCAACAACGATTTTAACAGACAAAGGTATCCTTCTTGTGCCAGATGTCTTGGCTTCTGCTGGCGGTGTGACTGTATCTTATTTCGAATGGGTGCAAAACAACCAAGGTTTTTACTGGACAGAGGAAGAAGTGGAAGAAAAGCTTGAAAAAGTAATGAGTAAGTCTTTTGAGAATATTTATGATACGGCTCAAATCCGCAGGGTGGATATGAGATTGGCCGCTTATATGGTCGGAGTAAGGAAAATGGCGGAAGCATCAAGATTCCGTGGTTGGATTTAA
- the sleB gene encoding spore cortex-lytic enzyme, with protein sequence MNKKFLTKISAVISACIILAPLAVVEHKAEAFTNQVVQQGAVGDDVIELQARLQYIGFYNGKIDGVFGWKTYWALRNFQYEFGLPIDGMAGWQTKLKLAKASKYNEQFVKEQINSGKKFSHYGGVDLNKQKTPSANKNTNNKAAGNANKGSAAPSKNSNANTNKAPSSNNQKSTNQTKTNNAGANKANNNNSTTKNTGTSNNAKKTTPTKSAQNNGGEVVKKQTPTAANVPNGFSQNDIQLMANAVYGESRGEPYIGQVAVASVILNRVSSASFPNTVSGVIFEPRAFTAVADGQIWLTPNDTAKKAVLDAINGWDPTGNAIYYFNPDTATSGWIWSRPQIKQIGKHIFCK encoded by the coding sequence ATGAATAAAAAGTTCTTAACGAAAATTTCTGCCGTAATTTCCGCCTGTATCATTCTAGCGCCATTAGCGGTTGTGGAGCATAAAGCGGAAGCATTCACAAATCAAGTGGTTCAGCAAGGTGCTGTTGGAGATGATGTCATCGAACTGCAAGCAAGGCTCCAATATATAGGGTTTTATAATGGCAAAATTGATGGAGTCTTTGGCTGGAAAACATATTGGGCATTAAGAAATTTCCAATATGAATTTGGGTTGCCGATTGACGGAATGGCAGGCTGGCAAACGAAACTGAAACTAGCAAAAGCATCAAAGTATAATGAACAATTTGTGAAAGAACAAATCAACAGTGGGAAGAAATTCAGCCATTATGGCGGGGTAGATTTGAATAAACAAAAAACACCTTCCGCTAATAAAAACACGAACAATAAGGCTGCTGGCAATGCAAATAAAGGCAGTGCGGCACCTAGTAAAAATTCTAACGCTAACACAAACAAGGCTCCAAGCAGCAATAATCAAAAATCCACAAATCAGACAAAAACGAACAATGCTGGAGCAAATAAAGCAAACAATAATAATTCAACAACTAAAAATACAGGAACGAGCAATAATGCGAAAAAAACAACTCCAACGAAATCTGCCCAAAATAATGGCGGCGAGGTTGTGAAGAAGCAAACACCGACTGCGGCTAATGTGCCTAACGGATTCTCTCAAAATGATATTCAACTGATGGCAAATGCCGTTTACGGCGAATCAAGAGGTGAGCCTTATATCGGTCAAGTAGCAGTTGCATCTGTCATTTTAAACCGTGTGAGCAGTGCTTCCTTCCCAAATACAGTGTCAGGGGTTATTTTTGAACCGAGGGCATTTACAGCAGTTGCCGATGGACAAATTTGGCTGACACCAAATGATACAGCAAAAAAAGCTGTGCTTGATGCTATCAATGGATGGGACCCTACAGGAAATGCTATTTACTATTTTAATCCAGATACCGCTACAAGTGGCTGGATTTGGTCAAGACCGCAAATCAAGCAAATAGGCAAGCACATATTCTGTAAATAA
- a CDS encoding DUF5359 family protein, which yields MKRIERLLIKLIAIQLFFLLAGQILISTNILPGMQTLAEYEGVTESNYTSILETIGIEQK from the coding sequence ATGAAGCGCATTGAACGGTTATTGATTAAGCTAATTGCCATCCAACTGTTTTTTTTGCTAGCTGGACAAATACTTATATCAACAAACATACTACCTGGAATGCAAACTCTTGCTGAATATGAAGGTGTGACTGAGTCGAATTATACCTCTATATTGGAAACAATTGGAATAGAGCAGAAGTGA
- the cmk gene encoding (d)CMP kinase, translating to MDKKISIAIDGPAAAGKSTVAKIVAEQLGYIYIDTGAMYRALTLKAINNEISLEDEAALVDMLSSTSIELFPGETGQKIFLDSVDVTEDIRRSNVTNSVSIAAKHKEVREEMVRRQQGFAIGGGVVMDGRDIGTHVIPTAEVKVFLLASVEERAVRRHNENLNKGFESDLEQLKSEIAARDKLDSEREVAPLKKADDAIEIDTTSLSIEDVVGKIMGLTEDKITS from the coding sequence ATGGATAAGAAAATCAGCATTGCAATAGATGGACCGGCAGCAGCCGGAAAAAGCACTGTAGCAAAAATTGTGGCAGAACAGCTCGGTTATATATATATCGATACAGGGGCGATGTACAGAGCGCTAACCCTTAAGGCTATAAACAATGAGATTAGCTTAGAGGATGAGGCAGCATTGGTAGATATGCTTTCAAGTACATCCATTGAGCTGTTTCCTGGCGAAACAGGGCAAAAAATCTTCTTGGACAGTGTGGATGTCACAGAAGATATTCGCAGAAGCAATGTAACTAACTCGGTGTCTATTGCTGCTAAGCATAAAGAAGTGCGTGAAGAGATGGTTCGCAGACAACAAGGGTTTGCAATTGGCGGTGGCGTGGTAATGGATGGTAGAGACATTGGAACACATGTTATACCTACAGCAGAAGTGAAGGTATTCTTGCTTGCTTCTGTCGAAGAGAGAGCTGTTAGACGCCACAATGAGAACTTAAATAAAGGCTTTGAATCAGATTTAGAGCAATTAAAATCAGAAATAGCTGCAAGAGATAAGCTGGATTCAGAACGTGAAGTTGCTCCGCTTAAAAAAGCAGATGATGCCATTGAGATTGACACTACTTCTTTGTCCATCGAGGATGTTGTAGGTAAAATCATGGGATTAACAGAGGACAAAATCACTAGCTGA
- a CDS encoding adaptor protein MecA has protein sequence MRLERLNHNRIKIYLTFDDLYERGLTKDDIWKDSIKWQYFFHEMLEEANDMFDLEIHGSVAVEIFSMKAQGMVMILTMNEEESQDEELLAEGFLEMQVTVEETVDILYEFTELENAIQAAKVLQNACFSGGTLFSIENKYILYFPDIAAAKEAQAAAILGEFGEASIKSIYIIEEYGRTILKNDAIEMLNQHFK, from the coding sequence ATGCGCTTAGAACGATTGAATCATAACAGAATTAAGATCTACCTGACATTTGATGATCTGTATGAACGTGGACTGACGAAGGATGATATATGGAAAGACTCGATAAAATGGCAATATTTTTTTCATGAAATGCTCGAAGAAGCCAATGATATGTTTGATCTCGAAATACATGGTTCTGTCGCAGTCGAGATTTTTTCCATGAAGGCACAAGGGATGGTTATGATTTTAACAATGAACGAGGAAGAGTCCCAAGACGAAGAGCTGCTGGCAGAAGGTTTTTTGGAAATGCAGGTTACTGTTGAAGAGACTGTTGACATATTATATGAGTTTACGGAGCTGGAAAATGCCATTCAAGCAGCAAAGGTTCTGCAAAACGCCTGTTTCTCTGGGGGGACATTGTTTAGTATCGAAAATAAATACATTCTGTATTTTCCTGACATTGCTGCAGCAAAGGAAGCACAAGCAGCAGCAATCCTCGGTGAATTTGGTGAAGCAAGCATTAAAAGCATCTATATTATAGAAGAATATGGACGTACTATATTAAAAAACGATGCGATTGAAATGTTGAACCAACATTTTAAATGA
- a CDS encoding manganese catalase family protein, with the protein MWLYEKKLQYPVKVSTCNPMLAKFLIEQYGGADGELAAALRYLNQRYTIPDKVIGLLTDIGTEEFAHLEMIATMIYKLTKDATTDQLKAAGLDGHYISHEKALFYHDASGNPWTATYIQAKGDPIADLYEDIAAEEKARATYQWIINMSDDPDLNDSLRFLREREIIHSQRFREAVEIIKDDRDRKKVF; encoded by the coding sequence ATGTGGCTATACGAAAAGAAACTGCAGTACCCTGTTAAGGTAAGTACCTGTAATCCGATGCTTGCAAAATTTTTAATTGAACAATACGGGGGTGCAGATGGAGAGCTTGCGGCAGCTCTTCGCTATTTAAATCAGCGGTACACAATACCTGATAAAGTAATCGGTCTGTTAACAGACATTGGGACAGAAGAATTTGCTCATTTGGAAATGATTGCGACAATGATTTATAAACTCACAAAAGACGCTACTACAGACCAATTAAAAGCAGCAGGGCTTGATGGTCATTATATTTCTCATGAAAAGGCGTTATTTTATCATGATGCTTCAGGCAATCCTTGGACTGCTACATATATTCAAGCAAAGGGTGATCCGATTGCCGATTTATATGAAGATATTGCTGCAGAAGAAAAAGCTCGAGCCACATATCAGTGGATTATTAATATGAGTGATGATCCAGATTTAAATGACAGCCTCCGCTTTTTGCGGGAGCGGGAAATTATTCATTCACAGCGCTTCAGAGAGGCTGTTGAAATTATTAAAGATGACAGGGACAGAAAAAAGGTTTTCTAA
- the prsW gene encoding glutamic-type intramembrane protease PrsW yields the protein MLAILSAGIAPGLALLSYFYLKDQYESEPIGLVLRAFITGALLVFPIMFIQYVLRVEEAVPSNLLNSFITTSLLEEFFKWFILFFTAYQHIEFDEPYDGIIYGVSISLGFATVENILYLVANGVEYALGRALLPVSSHALFGVIMGYYIGKGKFTMPKGKWIFYSLVIPFLLHGIYDYILTMQKNWLLFITPFMLFLWWLGLRKVKIARELSRDHVNKYMNANL from the coding sequence ATGTTAGCCATACTATCCGCTGGTATAGCACCAGGGCTGGCGCTTTTAAGTTATTTTTATTTAAAGGATCAATATGAATCAGAACCAATCGGATTGGTTTTAAGGGCATTTATAACAGGGGCGTTGCTGGTTTTTCCGATAATGTTTATCCAATACGTTTTGCGGGTTGAGGAGGCTGTTCCTTCCAATTTGTTAAACTCCTTTATCACAACAAGTCTGTTAGAAGAATTTTTCAAATGGTTTATTTTGTTTTTTACAGCCTATCAGCATATAGAATTTGATGAGCCGTATGACGGTATTATTTATGGTGTATCTATCTCGTTAGGCTTTGCAACAGTCGAAAATATTCTTTACCTTGTAGCAAATGGTGTGGAATATGCTTTAGGAAGAGCATTGCTTCCTGTATCAAGTCATGCCCTTTTCGGTGTGATCATGGGGTATTATATCGGAAAAGGGAAATTTACGATGCCAAAAGGCAAGTGGATTTTCTATTCGTTGGTCATTCCCTTTCTTCTCCATGGTATTTATGATTACATCCTAACGATGCAAAAGAACTGGCTTTTGTTCATCACTCCCTTCATGCTGTTCTTATGGTGGCTTGGCTTACGAAAAGTCAAAATCGCTAGAGAACTGAGTCGAGACCATGTGAACAAATATATGAATGCAAATTTATAA